A region from the Chelmon rostratus isolate fCheRos1 chromosome 6, fCheRos1.pri, whole genome shotgun sequence genome encodes:
- the LOC121607837 gene encoding ETS domain-containing protein Elk-3-like, with the protein MDSAITLWQFLLQLLLDQSHKHLICWTSTDGEFKLLKSEEVAKLWGLRKNKTNMNYDKLSRALRYYYDKNIIKKVIGQKFVYKFVSFPEILKMDPQAVEMGLASGRFPLQEGEASELEVEEEEEEEGEEEAQRRTLAALGAQQCRNDYLRSGLYSSFSISSLQNQPELLRALRERQEEPRSVIRFGTNASERSSPPSAKPESYISPRLSKLHSPSSPHTQPSQPGRNWSPAAEEEEEDSDQSAQPLNLSSGHRERALQPPEKSSSSGRSSSTSSSSNQGDGLPPKSKKPKALEISAPSLLLAGSDIGSIALNSPALPSGSLTPAFFTAQTPSGLLLAHSPLLSGIHFWSSLSPVAPLSPARLQGHSSLFQFPSLINGHMPVPLPNLEGTPSSLLLSPTTHKS; encoded by the exons ATGGACAGCGCCATCACTCTGTGGCagttcctgctgcagctgctgctggaccagaGTCACAAGCACCTGATATGCTGGACGTCCACCGACGGCGAGTTCAAGCTGCTGAAGTCAGAGGAAGTGGCCAAGCTGTGGGGGCTGCGCAAGAACAAGACCAACATGAACTACGACAAGCTGAGCAGAGCCCTGCGCTACTACTATGACAAG AATATCATCAAGAAGGTGATTGGCCAGAAGTTTGTCTATAAGTTTGTGTCCTTCCCTGAGATCCTGAAGATGGACCCCCAGGCGGTGGAGATGGGCCTGGCTTCTGGAAGGTTTCCCCTTCAGGAAGGAGAGGCCTCTGAGCtggaggtagaggaggaagaggaagaggaaggggaagaggaggcCCAGAGGAGGACCCTGGCAGCCCTGGGGGCGCAGCAGTGTCGGAACGACTACCTCCGCTCGGGGCTCTACTCCTCCTTCAGCATCAGCTCCCTGCAGAACCAGCCTGAGCTGCTCCGTGCCCTGCGGGAGCGCCAGGAGGAGCCGCGCTCCGTCATCCGCTTTGGCACCAATGCCAGCGAGCGAAGCTCCCCTCCGTCTGCCAAGCCCGAGTCCTACATCTCCCCCAGGCTATCCAAACTCCACTCCCCATCCTCTCCCCACACCCAACCCTCCCAGCCCGGCCGAAACTGGAGCCCTGcagccgaggaggaggaggaggactctgACCAGAGCGCTCAGCCCCTCAACCTCTCCTCTGGGCACAGGGAGCGAGCCCTGCAGCCCCctgagaagagcagcagcagtggcagaagTAGCTCcactagtagtagtagtaaccAAGGAGATGGACTCCcaccaaaaagcaaaaagccCAAAGCTCTGGAGATCTCCGCCCCGTCCCTGCTGCTCGCAGGGAGCGACATCGGCTCCATCGCCCTCAACAGTCCAGCGCTGCCGTCTGGCTCCCTCACTCCTGCCTTCTTCACTGCACAG ACTCCCTCTGGTTTGCTGCTGGCTCACAGTCCGCTGTTGTCAGGCATCCACTTCTGGAGCAGCTTGAGCCCCGTCGCCCCGCTCAGCCCCGCCCGGCTGCAGGGCCACAGCTCCCTCTTCCag ttCCCCAGCCTAATCAACGGACACATGCCTGTCCCACTGCCAAACCTGGAAGGAAcaccctcctctctgctcctgtccCCCACCACCCACAAATCCTGA